One stretch of Verrucomicrobiota bacterium DNA includes these proteins:
- a CDS encoding MFS transporter, whose amino-acid sequence MSPTASTPETPTRARFAVLGWLCAAAALAYIPRNAISIAESTVRADLGLSKEQSGWLMSAFFFSYALCQVPTAQFGQRLGSRRALPLFAIVWSAATAGTAFVGGLAGFVVARVVQGVAQAGLFPVSTLSIAKWFPKTGRAIATGALGSFMSVGSASCAWLTGVLLEVLQPHVGPSWNWRFTFLIFSVPGILWAAWFWRWFRDEPRGHPSVNAAEVDLIEADAGARGAPVTRPAGSDPAAHRADPPTGTPARTPWLALYSSPALWWICAQQACRAAGYMFFTSWFATYLQETRGVGIAKSGFLNMLPLLGVILGGLVGGATSDWLLRRTASRNLARRWMSMTCLFTCAGLIFSALAIEDALAAVLVISAGSFCFALAAPCSYTITIDMGGSQIATVHATMNMAGNLGAWAFPIAVPWLLRLSGGSWDAVLLVFGCLFLCAAVFWLLLKPEGTVLEQSLVR is encoded by the coding sequence GGCTCTGCGCGGCGGCCGCGCTCGCCTACATCCCGCGCAACGCGATTTCGATCGCTGAGAGCACGGTGCGCGCGGACCTCGGGCTCTCGAAGGAACAGTCCGGCTGGCTGATGAGCGCGTTCTTTTTCAGTTACGCGCTATGCCAGGTGCCGACGGCGCAGTTCGGCCAGCGTCTCGGGTCGCGGCGCGCTCTGCCGCTGTTCGCCATCGTGTGGTCGGCCGCGACCGCGGGGACGGCGTTTGTCGGCGGGCTCGCGGGCTTTGTCGTCGCGCGCGTCGTGCAGGGGGTCGCGCAGGCGGGGCTGTTTCCAGTTTCCACGCTCAGCATCGCGAAGTGGTTCCCGAAGACCGGCCGCGCGATTGCCACGGGCGCGCTCGGCAGCTTCATGTCGGTTGGCAGCGCTTCCTGCGCGTGGCTCACCGGCGTGCTGCTCGAAGTGTTGCAACCCCACGTCGGCCCCAGCTGGAACTGGCGGTTCACGTTCCTGATCTTCAGCGTGCCGGGCATCCTGTGGGCCGCGTGGTTTTGGAGATGGTTTCGCGACGAACCACGCGGCCATCCCTCGGTGAACGCGGCGGAGGTGGATTTGATTGAAGCCGACGCGGGCGCCCGTGGGGCGCCGGTCACCCGACCCGCCGGTTCCGATCCGGCAGCACACCGAGCCGATCCGCCGACCGGCACTCCGGCGCGCACGCCGTGGCTCGCCCTGTATTCGAGCCCGGCTCTCTGGTGGATCTGCGCGCAGCAAGCCTGTCGCGCCGCCGGCTACATGTTCTTCACAAGCTGGTTCGCGACTTATTTGCAGGAGACGCGCGGCGTGGGCATCGCGAAGAGCGGGTTTCTCAACATGCTGCCGCTGCTCGGAGTCATTCTCGGCGGCCTCGTGGGCGGCGCGACATCCGACTGGCTCCTCAGGCGCACCGCGAGCCGCAACTTGGCGCGCCGGTGGATGAGCATGACCTGCCTCTTCACTTGTGCAGGCCTGATCTTCTCCGCGCTCGCCATCGAGGACGCACTCGCCGCGGTGCTCGTGATCAGTGCGGGCTCGTTTTGCTTCGCGCTCGCCGCGCCGTGCTCCTACACGATCACGATCGACATGGGCGGCTCGCAGATCGCGACCGTCCACGCCACGATGAACATGGCCGGAAACCTCGGCGCGTGGGCGTTCCCCATCGCGGTGCCCTGGCTGCTGCGCCTCTCCGGCGGAAGCTGGGACGCTGTGCTGCTGGTTTTCGGCTGCCTGTTCCTCTGCGCGGCGGTGTTCTGGCTGCTGCTCAAGCCGGAAGGAACCGTGCTCGAACAGTCGCTTGTCCGCTGA